One Dama dama isolate Ldn47 chromosome 24, ASM3311817v1, whole genome shotgun sequence genomic window, aaaggctacccactcccgtattctggcctggagaattccatggactgtgtatagtccacagggttgcaaagagtcagacacgactgagcaactttcacttcaaatttttaaaaaatattttgtttattcggCTGCACTGGCCTTCATTAGAGCACATGGGATCTTGAGCTGTGGCACGTGAACTCTTGTATGCAGCATGTGTaatccagttccctgactaggaacctgggcctcctgcattgggagcatggagtcttaactgctggaccaccagcgGGAAGTCCCTAATTTCTAGCTTAGAGAAAAGTTGCAGGGATAATAAAAGAACTCCATGTATCCTTAATCCATATTCACCAGTTATTTACATCATGTTCCATTTtcatcaatgtgtgtgtgtgtgcacgcatgcacatgcATGAGCCACACGCACATGCATGCAGTTTGAGAGTAAGTTGGAATGTTGGCAACTCAGCACCTTTACAACTAAATGTTCATCTCCTCTGATCAAGGACATTCTCTTAATCAAAACCAGGAAGCTGAGGCTTGATACGACACTACTTTCTAATCTTGAGTCTAGTCCATAGTCACATTTCaccaatagtatttttttttttgttactggttttttttggccatgccaccaggcatgtggggtcttagttccctgaccagggatggagcttgcactctctgcagtggaagcgcagagtcaaaaccactggaccaccagggaacgtCCCACCTGTAATGGGTTCAAGAGCAGCATTTCCTCAGTCCAGGGTTAGTCATTGCATTTAGCCATCAGGTCTCTGTAGTCATCACCTTTGACCAGGGAAAGTTTCCCCGCCTTCCTCTGTCTTTGCATTTTGCTACGCTGGGGGCGTGGAGACCAGTCATTTCTGCAGCCCCTCAGTCTGAGGTTTCCCTCAGTGTGTGAGTCTGTCAGCCAATGCATTGCTTTCTGTCTGTCTTCTAAGCCTCCGTGCCCTCTCTTCTGGCTCTCACCTTTCTCTCCAGGTAGAGAAGATCCGCCAGGTGAAGGCCAAGTCACTGTACCTGCAGGTGGAGAAGCTGCGGCAGAACCTGAACAAGCTGGAGAGCACCATCAGCGCCGTCCAGCAGGTCCTGGAGGAGGGCCGGGCGCTGGACATCCTGCTGGCCCGGGACCGCATGCTGGCCCAGGTGCAGGAGCTCAAGACCGTGCGTAGTCTCCTGCAGCCCCAGGAGGACGACCGGGTCATGTTCACGCCCCCCGACCAGGCCCTGTATCTCGCCATCAAGTCCTTCGGCTTCGTCAGCAGCGGGGCCTTCGCACCGCTCACCAAAGCTACGGGCGACGGCCTCAAGCGGGCCCTGCAGGGGAAGGTGGCCTCCTTCACCGTCATCGGCTACGACCACGACGGGGAGCCCCGGCTGTCAGGGGGTGACCTCATGTCGGCCGTGGTCCTGGGCCCCGACGGCAACCTGTTCGGCGCGGAGGTGAGCGACCAGCAGAACGGGACGTACGTGGTGAGCTACCGGCCGCAGCTGGAGGGGGAGCACTTGGTATCGGTCACACTGTGCAACCAGCACATCGAGAACAGCCCCTTCAAGGTGGTGGTCAAGTCCGGCCGCAGCTACGTGGGCATCGGGCTCCCCGGCCTGAGCTTCGGCAGCGAGGGTGACAGCGACGGCAAGCTCTGCCGCCCGTGGGGCGTGAGCGTGGACAAAGAGGGCTACATCGTGGTGGCCGACCGCAGCAACAACCGCATCCAGGTGTTCAAGCCGTGCGGCGCCTTCCACCACAAGTTTGGCACGCTGGGCTCCCGGCCGGGGCAGTTCGACCGGCCTGCCGGGGTGGCCTGCGATGCCTCCCGCAGGATCGTGGTGGCCGACAAGGACAATCATCGCATCCAGGTCTTCACCTTCGAGGGCCAGTTCCTCCTCAAGTTCGGGGAGAAGGGCACCAAAAACGGGCAGTTCAACTACCCCTGGGATGTGGCGGTGAATTCCGAGGGCAAGATCTTGGTCTCAGACACGCGGAACCACCGCATCCAGCTGTTCGGGCCCGACGGGGTCTTCCTGAATAAGTACGGCTTCGAGGGGGCTCTCTGGAAGCACTTTGACTCCCCGCGGGGCGTGGCTTTCAACCACGAGGGCCACTTGGTGGTCACCGACTTCAACAACCACCGGCTCCTGGTCATCCACCCCGACTGCCAGTCGGCCCGCTTCCTGGGCTCCGAGGGCACGGGCAACGGGCAGTTCCTGCGGCCGCAGGGCGTGGCCGTGGACCAGGAGGGGCGCATCATCGTGGCCGATTCCAGGAACCACCGGGTGCAGATGTTTGAGTCCAACGGCAGCTTCCTGTGCAAGTTCGGCGCCCAGGGCAGCGGCTTCGGGCAGATGGACCGGCCCTCCGGCATCGCGGTCACGCCGGACGGGATGATCGTCGTGGTGGACTTCGGCAACAATCGAATCCTTATCTTCTAATCACGTTTCCTGGGCTTCCGTGTTTGGGGTGCGCGTGTATCCATCTCTTCTCTCCTGTCTCTTCTCCCCCCTTTTGAATTTCAAAGAGGAAACTGtctcagggaaaa contains:
- the TRIM71 gene encoding E3 ubiquitin-protein ligase TRIM71: MASFPETDFQICLLCKEMCGSPAPLSSNSSASSSSSQTSTSSGGGGGAPGAAARRLHVLPCLHAFCRPCLEAHRLPAAGGGGGAPGEPLKLRCPVCDQKVVLAEAAGMDALPSSAFLLSNLLDAVVATADEPPPKNGRAGAAAGAGGHGSNHRHHAHHAHPRAAASAPPPPLPPAPPPPAPPRSAPGGPAGSPSALLLRRPHGCSSCDEGNAASSRCLDCQEHLCDNCVRAHQRVRLTKDHYIERGPPGPAAAAAAAAAAQQLGLGPPFPGAPFSLLSVFPERLGFCQHHDDEVLHLYCDTCSVPICRECTVGRHGGHSFVYLQEALQDSRALTIQLLADAQQGRQAIQLSIEQAQTVAEQVEMKAKVVQSEVKAVTARHKKALEERECELLWKVEKIRQVKAKSLYLQVEKLRQNLNKLESTISAVQQVLEEGRALDILLARDRMLAQVQELKTVRSLLQPQEDDRVMFTPPDQALYLAIKSFGFVSSGAFAPLTKATGDGLKRALQGKVASFTVIGYDHDGEPRLSGGDLMSAVVLGPDGNLFGAEVSDQQNGTYVVSYRPQLEGEHLVSVTLCNQHIENSPFKVVVKSGRSYVGIGLPGLSFGSEGDSDGKLCRPWGVSVDKEGYIVVADRSNNRIQVFKPCGAFHHKFGTLGSRPGQFDRPAGVACDASRRIVVADKDNHRIQVFTFEGQFLLKFGEKGTKNGQFNYPWDVAVNSEGKILVSDTRNHRIQLFGPDGVFLNKYGFEGALWKHFDSPRGVAFNHEGHLVVTDFNNHRLLVIHPDCQSARFLGSEGTGNGQFLRPQGVAVDQEGRIIVADSRNHRVQMFESNGSFLCKFGAQGSGFGQMDRPSGIAVTPDGMIVVVDFGNNRILIF